In the genome of Chryseobacterium sp. 52, the window ATATGCTGATGCTTTTGACTATTCTGACATGCCTAAACTAAAAGATGAAAACGGTATCGTCAATGCTCCTGTGCTTTACAAAAAAATTGAAGTTGGCAACAGTAATCAAAATATAGAGACAGTTTATAAATATGAAAATGATAATGGTACAAATTCTGGAATTATAGAAGGAACTGTTAAATATCTTAGTATGAATGGATCCTATCTGAGTAGCAATCAAAATTTAAACCCTAACTTAAATAGCCAAAACTCTCTCCATTATAGTACAGTAACTGTTACTAAACCTGGGTATGGATATACCAAATACAGATTTACAGATAGAGTATCAAATCCTGATTCTTTAACAAATAAAATTTTTAAAATCAATTCTCTTGGTAAGGAGTTTCAAAATAGAGACATTTTATTCTTATCAAAAGCTCATGAAAGAGGAAAGATTATTAAAGAAGAGTTGTATAATCTGTTGGGAATTAAGGTAAAAGAAACTGAATACAAGTATAAAAATTTTTTAAAAAAGCTTCCCAATATTGATTTATTGAATACTAACTGCAATACTTGTAAAGTTTCTGATGCGAATTATTATATTAAAGTAAATGATTACGTTTCTAACTCGCATGTCCAGACTCAATATATACCTGTAATACCATATCTGTTAGTATCTCAAACCATTAAAGAATATTTTGGTAATAAAGTTATACAATCACTAAGAAATGTAACTTATTTGGATAAAATTGTTAAAAAATATACACCAGGGTTTACTGGAAATGACGGATATATATGGTATCCTTATCCAGTAGAGGATAAAATTACAACAGATTCAAAAACAAACATAAAAAAATATTTATATGCTATTGATCTATATAAAGAAAACCCATGCGCAGGCTTTATGGGATGTAATTTCGCCAATGACAATACAATTGTAGGAGGGCAATATGTAGACTATCAATATTTGCACTACAAAAATATTTTCAATCCTATTATAGAAATTACTAAAAATAATGAAAATAAATATTCAATTAAAGAGAATTTATTTTCTCAACAAAATGAACCATCTAATCAATTTACTGTTCTAAAAAAAGTTAGACACTCAAAACTTAATGTGAATGTAGATTTTACTAATTATAATATTTCAACCACGAATACATTAGATGATATTAATTATGATTTTTACGACAACAAAGGTAATAACCTCCAATATACCCCAAAAGATGGAAGTCCCGTTACTACCATTTATGGGTACAATCAAACTTTACCTATTGCCACCATCACAGGAATAGCCTACGGAGAATTGATGCAGATATTTGGACTGCCTGTAACTTCTACAGGATATTTAAGTTTAGATATTGTTTCAAAATCGGATGCAGATAAAGATGATGCCAGTGAACAGTTGCTATTTAATGCGTTAGAATCATTTCGTAACAATCCTGCATTAGTAAATTACCAGATTATTACTTATACTCATAACCCTCTTATTGGTGTTACAAGTATCACTCCACCCTCAGGAGCCAGAGAGGTTTATAAGTATGATACAGCCAACAGGCTTGAGACAGTAGGTGATGTTAACAATAATATTATAAAGGAATATAAATACAATCTGACTCCCATAAAGTTTTATAATAGTGAACAAAGTAGATCTTTTAACAGAAATAATTGTGCAGCCAACTTTGTAGGAAGCACGTATAAGTATATAGTTCCAGTCGCTACATTTTCTTCTGATATCAGTGAGATCGATGCTGATCAGAAAGCAGTGAATGATATTAATACAAATGGCCAGAATATGGCAAATCAAAACGGTACTTGTACGCCTATAATTGCTTGTGGTTTTACGTTTTTTATAAGTCCTCAGTTTAGCTATGGCTCAAGTAATGCAGTCGGTAATGATGTCAATTTTTATATATCATTTTCAAGTTATGGAATCTGGCAAAGTTGGACAAATGGTATAAACGTTGGAAAAGTAGGGACAAGCTGCGCACCATCAGTTAATCGTGAGATAATATATAACGAAGGTAATCGACAGTGGAAAGTTTTTATAGATACCTCAGGAAGTTGTACTTTAAGATTGCTTTCAGGAAGTGTTGATGCATCAAGCTCCAGTCCATTAAATTTTATGTTTCAATATCAAAAATAATTTATGAAGCCAAAAATAATAGTTTCCAACGAACTGTTGCTTATTGATCAATACAATCTGGAAAAAGTAGATAATACTTTTGGAAAAATCTTAAAAGAATTCAAATACAATTACAAACAATAAAAACTCAAATTATGAAAAAATCGATATTCATTGCGGGTCTTTTCGCCGCTCAATTGACTTATGCCCAATTATATACTTCAGCTGGAGTTGTGACTCCAACATCCACACCAGCCTCCAATAATGTGGGGGTCGGGACCCATGAGCCTCATTCCAATTTGGAAGTAGCTGCTGAGAGTGGCGGTAAAATAACCATTTCCACTAATGGATGGAGCGCCTCTTCCGCCAATCCCAAATACCCTACTTTAGAATTCACAGGTTACTTAAATTATCCTAAAGCGAGAATCACAGCTACAGAAGAATCAGGAAATACGAACGGATCAAGATTTTCTATTTTATTGAATGACAACACAGGAGTTGCCAATCTGGTTGAAAGATTTTCCATCCTTCAGAATGGCAATACAGGAATAGGAACTTCAGTTGCAAGGGAAAAGCTGGATGTTATAGGTAATATTTTAGCAGGATCTACCCACGCTACAGCAGGAATTAATGCCTTTGCGATACGATATGAGAACGGCTCCCTCAATAACTGGGGTGCTTTAAGAAGTACGGCAGCAACCTATATGAGCTTTGGCGCTAAGGCAGATCCTAATACCGCAAACGGTTGGTTATCCTCCAATGAAACTTTGAATTTTTCTAAAATTGCTATGGCCATGGATAATGATGGGATTCGGTTTCTAAGTTCCCCTTCACAGATCAATCCTTTAGATACGCCCGTAACCATGAAAGAAATCCTGAAAGTTTCTCCCAACGGAAACGCATTACTACAAGGTAAATTAGAAGCCAAAGAACTGAAAGTTACCCTGACCCCAACAGCCGATTTCGTATTTGCTGAAAACTATGACCTTCCCAAGCTTGAAGCAGTAGCCCAACATATCAAAGAGAAAAAACATCTACCCGAGATCGCCTCTGCCAGCGTCATGGAAAAAGAAGGAGTCAATGTGGGTGAATTTCAGATTCAGTTACTGCAGAAAATTGAGGAACTTACCCTGTATGTTATTGAACAAAACAGACAGTTAAAAAGCCAGCAGGATAAAATTGATCAACTGGAAAAACAGAATACAGATTTAGGAAATTCCGTTTTAGAAATTAAGCAGCTGAAAGACCAGTTTTTGAAGATGAAATCCAGTGCCACCCATTAATTTTAAGAAGATGTATAAAAAAATATATATAAGCTTAGGATTGCTCTGGGGCCTTCATCACTACGGACAGGTTGTGTTGACTTCCCCTCCGGTTCCCAATACCGAAGTGGGCGATCCCCAAAGCATACGCCTGCTTCCCGGGTTCAACTTTAATTCTGTCAATGGAACATTTCGGGCCTATATCGGAGGATCTTCTTCCCATAATCCCGGAACCTATACCCCCATTACCGTTGATTATTCCGCCACTATACCCAATACTGAAAATTATATCTATACCCGACAGTATTTAGTCCCAACCGAAGTGTCAAACGGTTCCCTTCAGCAAATCCAGAGCGTGCAGTTTTTTGACGGCCTGGGAAGACCCAAGCAGGCAGTCAGTATCAAATCTACCCCTACCGGGAAAGACCTGGTGACGCCTATTCCTTATGATGGATTCGGCAGACAGGTAGACAGCTGGCTTCCCGTTCCCATGTCTTCCCAGAGCGGCAATATCCAGAGCGGAGTAGAAAGCAGTGCTACTGCCTATTATCAGTCAAACGGCATCAATGATTCCTCTCCTTTCAGCCATAAGAATTTAGAAAATTCACCGCTTGACAGGATTTTGAGTCAGAACAATCCTGGATCAGACTGGCAGAACAAACCCGTTGTTTTCGGGTATGATACCAATACAGCCGGCGAGGTGAAAAAGTATACCACCGTTACCAGCTGGGTAGATGGAGCTACCTCCTCCGAATTAAGTCTGTCCGGAACTTACGACGCAGCACAGCTGTACAAAAATACCGTTACCGATGAAGACAACAGTAAAACCATAGAATTTAAAAACGGTAGGGGACAAACTCTATTGGTCAGAAAAGCCATCAGTGCATCGGAAAATGCAGACACCTATTATGTGTATAATGAATTTGACCAGCTGGCCTTTGTGATTCCCCCGTTGGCTTCCGCTTCCGTATCAATATCCTCTTCCGCTTTGGAACATCTTTGCTATCAGTATAAATATGATGACAGAAGCAGGCTGGTAGAAAAGAAACTTCCCGGAAAAGGCTGGGAACAGATGATTTATAACAAAAAAGATCAGGTGATTCTGTACCGGGATACCGTTCTTAAAAATGGAATCCCCAATTTTACAGCTGACCAGTCATGGGCTTTTACCAAATATGATCAGTTGGGAAGAGTTACCTATACAGGGATTTCCAGAGACGTAACCCCGAGACAAAGCATCCAGAGCTATATCGATAACCAGGCAGTGAATGTCTCTTATGAAGCCCGTGGAGGAAGTTTTACCTTGAATAGCATGACCCTGGAATATGGAAACGTTTCCTATCCTACCAGTATCGATAAGATTCTTGCTGTCAGTTATTATGATACCTATCCTCAGGGTGCTCCTGCAGTTCCCGGGACCATTTTAGGTCAGGACGTCTTGCCCCAGACCACCCAGAGTTCAAATGTCAGTACCAAAAGCTTACCTACAGCTTCTTATGTAAGAAATATTGAAGATGAAAGCTGGACAAAAGCATATACCTACTATGATAAGAAAGGACGGGCAATATCCGCTCATTCTGTGAATCATCTCGGAGGCTATACCAAAACAGAAAGCTTTCTGAAATTTTCAGGCGTACCGGAATATACCCTTACCCAGCATCAGAGAGTTGCGGGGGGTACGATAATCAACACCAAAGAAACCTTTGAATACGATCATCAGGAAAGACTTGTAAGACATTGGCATGAAGTTAACGGAGGGACTAAAGAACTCCTTGCCGAAAACCTGTACAACGATCTGGGTCAGGTACAGACCAAAAATGTAGGAAATACAACCGGCAGTCCGCTGCAGAGTGTCAAATATGCATACAACATCAGAGGGTGGCTTACAAAAGTCAATGATCCTTCCAACCTGCAGAATAAACTCTTTGCCTACGAACTAAGGTACAGCAGACCTGACAGTCAGTTTTCCGGTTCCGCAAGATACAATGGGAATATCTCCCAGATGTCGTGGATTACCCAAAGTGATGCCGTACTGAGAAACTATTCCTATGAGTATGATGCCCTTAACCGACTTAAAGAAGGCCGTTTCTGGGATGCCATGAACCTAAGCAGAGGAGAATACCATGAACAGCTTACCTACGACCTTAACGGGAACATTAAAACCCTGCTCAGAAGAGGAAAACAGCTTCCCGGCTATACCGCTCCCGAAGTGATGGATGACCTGGAATACCATTATGAAAATGGCGAACAGAGTAATAAATTAGCCTATCTTAAAGAGGTGGGAACGGGTAATGCCTTAAGCGGCTATCCGCTTTCATCAGGAAGTACAGGAAGTACCATTGGCTATGATCTCAACGGAAATATGACCACCCAGCAGGATAAAAGTATTTCCTCCATTCAATATAATTATCTAAATTTACCTGGGAAGGTTACCCAAAACTCCAAAGTCACCGATTATACCTATAGAGCAGATGGGGTGAAGGTGAAAAAGATCTTCGGTACAGAAACGACGGATTATTTAGATGGTTTCCAGTATGAAAACGGAACGTTGAAATTCTTACCCACAGCAGAAGGTTATTTTAATTTTGAGACCGGGAAGTATGTATATAACTACACCGACCATTTAGGAAATACCAGATTGAGCTACTATAAAAACGGCTCAGGAGCAGAGATTATTGAAGAAAGTAATTATTATCCTTTTGGATTAAAACATGAGGGGTATAATGTTATGTTAGGAAATCCTGCGTATAAATATAAGTACAACGGAAAGGAACTTCAGGAGAGTGGGATGTATGATTATGGAGCAAGGTTTTATATGCCGGATCTTGGTAGATGGGGAGTAATAGACCCTTTAAGTGAATTGCAGTTTGCTGATAATCCATATTCTTATGTTTTTGGAAATCCTATAAGATTTAATGATCCAACAGGAATGTTCGGAGAAGATCCACCAACAAGAGGCTACTCTCCAGGCAGCCCAATTGAAATAGGTGAAATAGTACTGACAGGAAATCGTACCAATTCCTCGCTTTCATTTATGGGAATCCAAAGTTTGAGTGCTTACCATTCTTCCCAAGATAGATTAGCAGCAGGAATTAGAGGAAGTAAGGCAGCTCTTGCAACAGAAAAGTTTGAAAAAAACCTTGCATTTACAATGGGAACTTTCCTGATGGGAGGAAGTAATTTATTAGCTTCTGCTGGTTGGGCTACTCTTGATGTGGTGGTTGATTATCAAGATACTGAGGATCAGGAAGCTATTCAAGCTGTGCAGCTGGTGGCGGTGGGCTTGCAAGTAAAACATGGAAATGTTAAAGGTCTACAAAATCTGACTCTTGAAGCTAAAGGAGATGATGCATTGAAACTTTTGGGAGCGGTAAAGGGGAGCATTGCAGGTACAAAAGCGGCGTTAGCTGAAGCGAAGTCTATGATTGGTTTAGAAGCATCAGAAGCATTACCTAAAATGGGGACTGGGAAATTTGGAAGTCCTCAAAGAGGAACTGGATTGAAAGGATATAGATTAGATCCTGCACATCCAAATGCTAAGCCTGGTACTGGTGAAGAATACCCACACGTAAATTACTGGGATTATTCAGGAGGGAAAAGAGGAAAAGGAGGAATTAGTGGAGCAATACCAATAAAACATTAAATATATGGAAAGTTTCAAAAAAGAATTATTTAGAAAAGAATATAATACTGATTTTCCTTTTTATGATGAGTTAAAAAATGAAGAGTGTATTAAAATAAAAAATAATATTATAGATAAATATCAAATTCAAGAAATTTATTTTGATAATAATTTAAATAAAATACAGATTTTTTTTGATAGATTAAATGCTGAAGATGAAAATTTTAATTTTTTAAATTTAATCAAAGAATTAAATTTAAAAGAAGACAATGATATATATGTAACTTGGAATTCTTTTGTAAATGTCGATAAGTTTACACTAAAAGATTTTTGTAAATATTTCAATGATATTTGGTATCCTATGGCAGATGACATTGAAATATCAAATCAAAATTTGAGTTGGATAATATCAATCAGACACGATGGTGCAATATATTACATTAAATCATAACAGTCCCTTACTGGCGCGAGCTTGTAGCTCGTGCCCATTAATAAAAATAAACCACTGTTTTTACAGTGGTCTTATCATTTTTGCTCTGAAAGCATTATTTAATCTATATTGTGACTTTTTACACCTTTAAAAATTAAAAACTAAACTACAAGAGGTGGAAAAGAATGTTATTAACTATGGCTCAGCATATACTGGCGTCAAAACAGTTAACGATGTTTTTAAGAAAACTGGAGTAAATGGATTAACTGATCAACTATTTAAAAAAGAAGATAAAGATAAATCTAGGCAAGGTAAATTATCAATTGGCGAAGTGATAAACGAAAAATTTTGAAAAAATGAAACAAAAATTTTATAAAAGTCAAATTCTAATTATCTTCCCCTAGCTACCGCACGAATCCTTTCGTGTGGTGAAGTAATAATAACAACCACTGCTATTTTAGCCTTGAAAGTATGATATAACATGAAACAATTTATATACACCCTTGAACATATATATACCGACGAAGATCATACTGCTATTAAACTTTTAGGTTTTTTTGATGATTTAACGAAACTGGGAAAAATAAGAGATAAGGCATTGGAATTTCCGGGATTCCGGGACTATCCTGATGGCTTTTTGATCATAAAAAAGGAATTGAATAAAGTACAGTGGAAGAATGGTTTTAACTCTGTGATCGGAGAGGTAGGAAGAGATTATGTCCCTGAAAAAGATGAAATAAATACAGATGTTTATGTTGTTCAAAATTTAACAACTATATTCAATGTGAGCCATATATACACGATTGATCGATATTTAGATGATGAAAGAATTATTGGTGTATTTTCAAGTTTAGAGAAAGTAGAACATAATGTAGCAAAATTAAAACAGCAACCTGGATTTAAAGAGCATCCGGAAGATTTTATGATTTGTGAAATAGAACTGAATAGACTTTTATGGACTTCCGGTTTTTGATTTTAAGAAATTATTCTTGTTATTCCTGTCAAAGTCTGTCCCCGCTACCGCACGATTGCATCGTGTGGCAGACAAAAACAACCCCTCGCAAGTTGCGAGGGGTTTGTGTTTTATAATGCAGCTATATTTTTATTAAAGAAAGCTTTAAATATTTTTAGAAATTATAATTACTTGTTCTGAAGTAAGTTTTCCAGCCGTGCTATCATATCATCTTTTTCTTTGAGCATTCTTTCATATAACTCAATCATTTTATCTATCGGATTGAATGTGCATTGTATGTTTTCGGCAGTAGCGTGTGCTATTGAGCCATCGTGGAAAGTATTAGAAATAATGTTGATTGCCTGCTCCTCATCAAAATTTTGAAAAGCTTCTACGGGAATTTTCAGTACTTCAGATATTTTCTGAAGCAATTGGTTTTCGATAGTTTCTTTTTGTTCAAGTAAAGAGATTTTCTTCTGGTTCCAATCATCGCCCAAGTCAGAAGCCAAAGCTTCCTGCTTGATGCCCAGCATTTCTCTAAAACGTTTTATATTTCTTCCCTGGTGTATTTTGTGGTCCATTCTTAATCAATTTGTGAAGGTTCAAAGATAATACATTCTATAAATTAAAGTTAAAAAAATATCCGGTAAAATATCCATTATTATAAGTACAATATGATAGATAATGTCTTTGATCAAAGAAACCACTTTGCCCGAATATAAAGAGTTAAGGCTCATCAGCGTTAGGAAAGTATATCTTTTTATCAGAGAAAAGTCATTGAATAACTTCCCGGGGTGGCTGCAGGTATTTCAGAAGAGGGTAGAGGGACTTCCTAAAGTAGATATAGGGACTTCCGAAGGGGGGGAAGGGGGTCAATAGGGTTCGCTAACGGGGTACTGACCGTTTAAAAAGGGAGTAAAGGGAGTTGTCTAAAGGGCTGGAGACTGTTCATATGGTGTCTTTAGACGGGTAGAAAACGGGGTAAGGCCTTAGAGGGTATAATCTGACCTCCACAGAAAAAATAAAAAAACTAAATTTACATGAAAGAATCTTCATGAAAACACCCATCACCTGCATCTTTTCCTTTACCTTCCTTCTCATCACATTTTCCTGTACAACCTACATAAAACCCATCCACACAGAATCAGTGCCCGATTCCGCCAACATAACAAGAAAATTAATCCTTCAGAACGAAACTCAGGATGTTAATTTCTACGGAGACTATATATTTGATAAAGTAGATAGAAAGTTCCTCTTTTTTACCAATAAAGAAATCAGAGGAGTTCTCAGTAACCTTAAATTAAAACCGTCCTCACAGGTTCTTTTTACGTATACCAGATTCAGTATTTACAATAATATGCTGGGGTTCTATTATACCGGAAAAACTTTGGCAGATATAAAGACTAATTTCTCCATCAGGACCCCGGAAAAAGAAATGCAGAACGGACTTTTATATGCTTATGAATACAAAGGGTTTTATATTATGGAAGTTTTCAGGCAGGAGGAAAAAGGAGTGTTGCGGTTTATTTCTATCAATAACTCTGCAAAACAGTCTGTGGATAAATTCAGACAGGAAAATACAGGTCTGTTCTTTGAGGTTAATTCCGGACTGTTGAACCCATAGTATTTACGGATATTTTAGAGGAAATATATTGATTTTAGGATGCTTATAGCAGATTTGTTTGTTATATTTGTTACACCGTCACACCACACAAAATCTTATCGCCATGAAAAAAATCCTTTTAGCCATTCTAGGCATTCTTGTTATTGTAGTTGCCGTACTTTTAATCAAAACTTTTACTTATCCTTTTAAAAAAAATACAGCAGGAAATTCCGAAGGATGGAAACCTGTGAAAAATGACTCCGCAGTAATGCGACTGTCAGGCGGTCTCAAAATTCCTACGGTGTCAACAGGAAGTTTAGGAGAATTCAATTATGCTCCGTTCGATCAGTTTAAAGAATACCTGAAAGCCTCTTATCCTCTGGTGTATCAGAACACTGAAAATGATGAGGTTAATCAGCATGCATTGGTTTTTAGATTAAAAGGAAGTGATTCTACATTAGAGCCCATACTTTTCTTATCTCATATAGATGTGGTGCCTCCCGGAGATGCCGATGTGAAAAATAAAGAACAGAATATTTTCAGACCCGATGACAAACCATTGCCTCCCGTTTCCAAAGTAGCGGAAGACTGGGATTTTGAACCCTTTTCAGGAACCGTTGCCAACGGAAGAATCTACGGAAGAGGCGCTATTGATATGAAAGGAATGCTCTTCTCCCTGATGGAATCCATGAATCAGATGATCAAAAACAAGCAGGCTCCCAAACGCGATATTTATCTGGCCTTCGGTTTTGATGAAGAAGTGGGCGGACAGAAAGGAGCCATGCAGATTG includes:
- a CDS encoding DUF5977 domain-containing protein, whose product is MIRKLAILFFMHLFLLCLTQTKPAESYSLIRGVNENINLNSGTVNLTVPLFDITEGKFTLNNTLNYESRGFVPHITPAYVGLNWNMIQFGKITRESRRIDLTTTSQINNQISNNASRGYPILPNYLTALQYEKYDCLTTSFNIDKLEIFNNTSAYSNSIPKSSVPNSFVSYTAYQKSFDPDKFYFDFMGYKGYFIVDNDGIPIVYCENAFLKVDITNYGFHNIFENINFSEIKLTDDKGNQYFFGGDNNALDISFSFNTVEYESWNPEFGQYTGAAKTKTNYIDSWSLKKIILNDGLEINAYYQSSDLTVLNNYRNNENLKEYISNSAYDYKPNFPSKQEIINSNLTAEIVESFNRSSHNTPIPNTYLSLETWTRVSALTKRAVLDSIKIGNTVIDYKYQQTTNPLEISGKYLTEINIKRNSNLIKKINLSYKNYGNTYKRTFLTNVQNSVGENLSIDYYNTDDFPPYIKAHTNDLGFWNGDMKNYGPYPAGINGYYNSGIEDFTAYDTGLLRKITYPTTGSTSYLYQKGAYSKKYADAFDYSDMPKLKDENGIVNAPVLYKKIEVGNSNQNIETVYKYENDNGTNSGIIEGTVKYLSMNGSYLSSNQNLNPNLNSQNSLHYSTVTVTKPGYGYTKYRFTDRVSNPDSLTNKIFKINSLGKEFQNRDILFLSKAHERGKIIKEELYNLLGIKVKETEYKYKNFLKKLPNIDLLNTNCNTCKVSDANYYIKVNDYVSNSHVQTQYIPVIPYLLVSQTIKEYFGNKVIQSLRNVTYLDKIVKKYTPGFTGNDGYIWYPYPVEDKITTDSKTNIKKYLYAIDLYKENPCAGFMGCNFANDNTIVGGQYVDYQYLHYKNIFNPIIEITKNNENKYSIKENLFSQQNEPSNQFTVLKKVRHSKLNVNVDFTNYNISTTNTLDDINYDFYDNKGNNLQYTPKDGSPVTTIYGYNQTLPIATITGIAYGELMQIFGLPVTSTGYLSLDIVSKSDADKDDASEQLLFNALESFRNNPALVNYQIITYTHNPLIGVTSITPPSGAREVYKYDTANRLETVGDVNNNIIKEYKYNLTPIKFYNSEQSRSFNRNNCAANFVGSTYKYIVPVATFSSDISEIDADQKAVNDINTNGQNMANQNGTCTPIIACGFTFFISPQFSYGSSNAVGNDVNFYISFSSYGIWQSWTNGINVGKVGTSCAPSVNREIIYNEGNRQWKVFIDTSGSCTLRLLSGSVDASSSSPLNFMFQYQK
- a CDS encoding DUF6443 domain-containing protein; the protein is MYKKIYISLGLLWGLHHYGQVVLTSPPVPNTEVGDPQSIRLLPGFNFNSVNGTFRAYIGGSSSHNPGTYTPITVDYSATIPNTENYIYTRQYLVPTEVSNGSLQQIQSVQFFDGLGRPKQAVSIKSTPTGKDLVTPIPYDGFGRQVDSWLPVPMSSQSGNIQSGVESSATAYYQSNGINDSSPFSHKNLENSPLDRILSQNNPGSDWQNKPVVFGYDTNTAGEVKKYTTVTSWVDGATSSELSLSGTYDAAQLYKNTVTDEDNSKTIEFKNGRGQTLLVRKAISASENADTYYVYNEFDQLAFVIPPLASASVSISSSALEHLCYQYKYDDRSRLVEKKLPGKGWEQMIYNKKDQVILYRDTVLKNGIPNFTADQSWAFTKYDQLGRVTYTGISRDVTPRQSIQSYIDNQAVNVSYEARGGSFTLNSMTLEYGNVSYPTSIDKILAVSYYDTYPQGAPAVPGTILGQDVLPQTTQSSNVSTKSLPTASYVRNIEDESWTKAYTYYDKKGRAISAHSVNHLGGYTKTESFLKFSGVPEYTLTQHQRVAGGTIINTKETFEYDHQERLVRHWHEVNGGTKELLAENLYNDLGQVQTKNVGNTTGSPLQSVKYAYNIRGWLTKVNDPSNLQNKLFAYELRYSRPDSQFSGSARYNGNISQMSWITQSDAVLRNYSYEYDALNRLKEGRFWDAMNLSRGEYHEQLTYDLNGNIKTLLRRGKQLPGYTAPEVMDDLEYHYENGEQSNKLAYLKEVGTGNALSGYPLSSGSTGSTIGYDLNGNMTTQQDKSISSIQYNYLNLPGKVTQNSKVTDYTYRADGVKVKKIFGTETTDYLDGFQYENGTLKFLPTAEGYFNFETGKYVYNYTDHLGNTRLSYYKNGSGAEIIEESNYYPFGLKHEGYNVMLGNPAYKYKYNGKELQESGMYDYGARFYMPDLGRWGVIDPLSELQFADNPYSYVFGNPIRFNDPTGMFGEDPPTRGYSPGSPIEIGEIVLTGNRTNSSLSFMGIQSLSAYHSSQDRLAAGIRGSKAALATEKFEKNLAFTMGTFLMGGSNLLASAGWATLDVVVDYQDTEDQEAIQAVQLVAVGLQVKHGNVKGLQNLTLEAKGDDALKLLGAVKGSIAGTKAALAEAKSMIGLEASEALPKMGTGKFGSPQRGTGLKGYRLDPAHPNAKPGTGEEYPHVNYWDYSGGKRGKGGISGAIPIKH
- a CDS encoding heat-shock protein, translated to MESFKKELFRKEYNTDFPFYDELKNEECIKIKNNIIDKYQIQEIYFDNNLNKIQIFFDRLNAEDENFNFLNLIKELNLKEDNDIYVTWNSFVNVDKFTLKDFCKYFNDIWYPMADDIEISNQNLSWIISIRHDGAIYYIKS
- a CDS encoding helix-turn-helix transcriptional regulator — its product is MDHKIHQGRNIKRFREMLGIKQEALASDLGDDWNQKKISLLEQKETIENQLLQKISEVLKIPVEAFQNFDEEQAINIISNTFHDGSIAHATAENIQCTFNPIDKMIELYERMLKEKDDMIARLENLLQNK